A section of the Centropristis striata isolate RG_2023a ecotype Rhode Island chromosome 7, C.striata_1.0, whole genome shotgun sequence genome encodes:
- the pheta1 gene encoding sesquipedalian-1, whose protein sequence is MKLNERSVAHYATCDSPPDKTGFLFKKGERNTAYHRRWFVLKGNMLFYFEERDSREPIGVIVLEGCTVELCESAEEFAFAIKFDCAKARVYKMAAESQAAMESWVKALSRASFDYMRLVVKELERQLEEIQEAAGGGAGVGSLQGRPKFSRRNQMARSRSGASSSSSSSSSLSSSSSNAPPVAVSFSAQKSIQDEVQLITDCSKENGVAWSKPSVALANGFVEGASSCVAWEGCADSGNNNVIGYGADGVRAPPVPPRRRGASLESPVSPGTGCFSKLHDWYGREVEELRVQWLQSQ, encoded by the coding sequence ATGAAGCTGAACGAACGCAGCGTGGCGCACTATGCCACCTGTGACTCACCGCCAGACAAGACAGGCTTCCTATTCAAAAAAGGCGAGCGCAACACAGCGTATCACCGCCGCTGGTTTGTGCTAAAGGGTAACATGCTCTTCTACTTTGAGGAGCGTGACAGCCGAGAGCCAATCGGTGTCATCGTCCTCGAAGGATGCACTGTGGAGCTGTGCGAGTCGGCTGAGGAGTTTGCTTTTGCCATCAAGTTTGACTGTGCCAAAGCGCGGGTGTACAAGATGGCTGCTGAGAGCCAAGCCGCCATGGAGTCATGGGTGAAAGCGCTGTCAAGGGCGAGCTTTGACTACATGAGGCTGGTGGTGAAGGAGCTGGAGAGGCAGCTGGAGGAGATCCAGGAGGCAGCAGGAGGCGGGGCTGGAGTTGGAAGCCTGCAGGGCAGGCCGAAGTTCTCTAGGCGAAACCAGATGGCAAGGTCCAGGTCTGGAGCATCCTCTTCTTCATCATCGTCATCTtccttatcatcatcatcatcaaatgcCCCTCCCGTGGCTGTCTCCTTCTCGGCCCAGAAGAGCATCCAGGATGAGGTGCAGCTCATTACTGATTGTTCTAAGGAGAATGGAGTGGCATGGAGTAAACCATCTGTTGCCTTAGCTAACGGTTTTGTTGAGGGAGCTTCTTCCTGTGTGGCGTGGGAAGGTTGTGCAGACTCTGGGAATAACAATGTTATTGGTTACGGGGCTGATGGGGTGAGGGCTCCACCAGTGCCACCCAGGAGAAGAGGAGCTTCTCTGGAAAGCCCCGTCTCCCCTGGCACTggctgcttctccaaactacATGACTGGTACGGCAGAGAGGTGGAGGAACTCAGAGTGCAGTGGCTGCAGAGCCAGTAA